A region of Maribacter algicola DNA encodes the following proteins:
- a CDS encoding NAD(P)/FAD-dependent oxidoreductase: protein MSELFVYGYFCQMMDYIVVGLGLAGAAFCETLRRNHKRFCVISDQSQTSSKVAAGLSNPVILKRFNLAWKANELVPLSKSFYEEMEEELGEKLLIDLPILRKFSSIEEQNLWFEASDKDYLNRFLYPRLIRNTNEALNAPYDFGSLQGAYRLKTEAYLNGFQKKVLSPSTFLQESFDHVSLKVMNDGVEYKGIRAKNVVFAEGYGIKHNPFFNYLPMQGSKGEYLIVESHQLQEQRAIKSSIFVIPIGKNLYLVGANYNSVDKDNIPSESTKRELLSKLERIIKCPYQVVGHIAGVRPTVKDRRPLIGTHPIYKCLHVLNGFGSHGVMIAPWAATELFASLETGASLEDEVSVARYQKLYYS from the coding sequence ATGTCGGAGCTTTTTGTTTATGGCTATTTTTGCCAAATGATGGATTATATTGTTGTGGGCCTTGGATTGGCGGGTGCCGCTTTTTGCGAAACCCTTAGGCGTAATCATAAAAGATTTTGTGTCATAAGCGACCAATCCCAGACATCCTCCAAAGTAGCTGCAGGATTGTCCAATCCCGTAATTTTAAAACGGTTCAACCTGGCTTGGAAGGCCAACGAACTAGTGCCCTTATCCAAAAGTTTTTATGAGGAAATGGAGGAAGAATTGGGTGAAAAATTACTGATTGATCTACCTATTTTGCGAAAATTTAGTTCCATAGAAGAACAAAACCTATGGTTTGAAGCTTCGGATAAGGACTATTTAAATCGATTTTTATACCCACGACTTATTAGAAACACAAACGAGGCATTGAATGCGCCCTATGATTTTGGAAGTTTACAAGGAGCCTATCGACTAAAAACCGAGGCATACTTGAATGGGTTTCAAAAGAAAGTACTTTCGCCGTCTACCTTTCTGCAAGAGTCATTTGATCACGTCTCTTTGAAGGTGATGAACGATGGTGTGGAGTATAAGGGAATCAGGGCCAAGAATGTTGTTTTCGCCGAAGGATATGGTATTAAGCATAACCCATTTTTCAACTATCTTCCTATGCAAGGGTCCAAAGGGGAATATTTAATCGTTGAAAGCCATCAACTACAGGAACAGCGTGCCATTAAGTCCTCCATTTTTGTTATACCCATTGGAAAAAACCTTTATTTGGTTGGGGCGAACTATAATTCCGTTGATAAGGACAATATACCTTCAGAAAGTACCAAGCGGGAGTTGCTATCAAAATTGGAAAGGATAATTAAATGTCCGTATCAAGTGGTTGGACACATTGCAGGTGTTAGACCAACTGTAAAGGACAGAAGACCCTTAATTGGAACGCATCCCATTTATAAGTGCCTTCACGTTTTAAATGGTTTTGGATCCCATGGCGTAATGATCGCACCTTGGGCGGCTACGGAATTGTTCGCATCTTTGGAAACGGGGGCTTCTTTGGAGGATGAGGTATCCGTAGCTAGATATCAAAAATTGTATTACAGTTAA
- the porN gene encoding type IX secretion system ring subunit PorN/GldN produces MNWKNVLIMGAVTLLPASMMAQANILNAKKPQEIGVRTEEQKAVDNDAPLEYGYVDDRDILWSKTLWETIDLDERVNFPLYYPTDTMDIGKNRRSLYHVLIKSLKEGKLEAYADSYFTEKRTYNDLAGALQSVDTLDYGYEQMNAGEQVSAEYITRRNITAGEIEEYHIKGMWYFDKRQGELKYRLLGIAPVAPDVNFIDDENPDMVELFWIWYPDAREILHEAKVFNQQNSAQPISFDMLLNARRFNAVIYKEDNVHGDRKVSDYIADNALFQLLEAKRIKETIRDREQDMWAY; encoded by the coding sequence ATGAATTGGAAAAATGTATTAATAATGGGTGCGGTTACTTTATTGCCCGCCTCCATGATGGCCCAGGCCAATATCTTGAACGCTAAAAAACCACAGGAAATAGGTGTTCGTACGGAAGAGCAAAAGGCCGTAGATAACGACGCTCCCTTGGAATATGGTTACGTGGATGATAGGGACATTCTTTGGTCCAAAACACTTTGGGAAACCATAGATTTGGATGAAAGGGTAAATTTTCCACTATATTATCCTACGGATACTATGGACATTGGTAAAAACAGAAGGTCCCTATACCATGTTTTGATAAAAAGCCTTAAGGAAGGTAAGTTGGAAGCCTATGCGGATTCCTATTTTACAGAAAAAAGGACCTACAATGATCTTGCCGGTGCGTTACAATCCGTAGATACATTGGATTACGGATATGAACAAATGAATGCCGGTGAGCAGGTTTCTGCCGAATATATTACCCGTAGGAATATCACCGCCGGGGAAATTGAGGAATACCATATCAAAGGTATGTGGTACTTTGACAAAAGGCAGGGAGAGTTAAAATATCGTTTATTGGGGATAGCCCCGGTTGCTCCGGACGTAAACTTCATCGACGATGAAAACCCTGATATGGTTGAACTTTTCTGGATATGGTACCCAGATGCCCGTGAAATATTGCATGAGGCCAAGGTCTTTAACCAGCAAAATTCCGCACAACCCATCTCTTTTGATATGTTGTTGAACGCAAGAAGGTTTAATGCTGTCATCTATAAAGAAGATAATGTGCATGGTGACCGTAAGGTCAGTGATTACATTGCGGACAATGCGCTTTTCCAATTATTGGAAGCAAAACGTATCAAAGAAACCATTAGGGACAGGGAACAAGATATGTGGGCCTACTAA
- a CDS encoding ABC-F family ATP-binding cassette domain-containing protein, with the protein MLNIHNLSVSFGGEYLFEEISFRLNAGNRVGLVGKNGAGKSTLLKLLAKDMSIDSGTIAVEKDIKIGFLRQDIDFELGRTVLEEAYQAFKELKHLEAKMDEINHQLAERTDYESEAYNQLIIDLSDVTSHYEILGGYNYQGETEKILQGLGFKREDFDKKTETFSGGWRMRIELAKLLLQSNDVLLLDEPTNHLDIESIIWFEQFLNNYTGAVMIVSHDKMFLDNVTNRTIEISLGRIYDYNKPYSKYLVLRDEIRQQQLSAQKNQDREIQQAERLIEKFRAKSTKASMAQSLIKKLDKIERIEVDEDDNSVMSLRFPVSVTPGKVVVEMENLTKAYGEKKVLEGINLLVERDSKTAFVGQNGQGKSTLAKIIVGELEHKGHLKLGHNVQIGYFAQNQAEYLDGDKTILDTMIDAANESNRSKVRDILGSFLFRGDDVEKYVKVLSGGERNRLALAKMLLQPFNVLVMDEPTNHLDIKSKNVLKQACLNFEGTLILVSHDRDFLQGLTNKVYEFKDKKIKEYLGDIDFYLEQRKVNDFRSIEKREEKKQEKPVEKKNASFEDQKQLKSLKNQLSGLESEIATLEREIKKIDHDLLMNYDATIAKPNFFDDYQNKKARLEKHMEKWEALTLEIESIQ; encoded by the coding sequence ATGCTAAACATTCATAATTTATCCGTTTCATTTGGCGGGGAATATTTATTTGAGGAAATATCTTTTCGGTTGAATGCCGGTAATAGGGTAGGGCTCGTTGGCAAGAATGGAGCTGGAAAATCCACATTGCTTAAGTTGTTGGCCAAGGATATGTCCATAGATTCCGGGACTATTGCCGTTGAAAAGGACATTAAAATCGGTTTTCTCCGTCAGGATATCGATTTTGAATTGGGCAGGACGGTTTTAGAAGAAGCTTATCAAGCATTTAAGGAGCTAAAGCACTTAGAGGCAAAGATGGATGAAATAAATCATCAATTGGCGGAAAGAACGGATTACGAGAGCGAGGCATACAATCAGCTTATAATCGATTTGAGCGATGTCACTTCCCACTATGAAATATTGGGTGGGTATAACTATCAAGGTGAAACGGAGAAAATTTTACAGGGTTTAGGCTTTAAGAGAGAAGATTTTGACAAGAAGACCGAAACCTTTTCCGGGGGTTGGCGTATGCGCATTGAACTGGCCAAATTATTGTTGCAAAGTAACGATGTACTGCTTTTGGATGAGCCTACCAACCATTTGGATATCGAGTCCATTATTTGGTTCGAACAATTTTTAAACAATTATACAGGAGCGGTCATGATTGTTTCACACGATAAAATGTTCTTGGATAATGTTACCAATAGAACCATTGAAATATCATTGGGTAGGATATATGATTACAATAAACCATATTCCAAGTATTTGGTATTACGCGATGAAATAAGGCAGCAGCAATTAAGTGCACAAAAAAACCAAGATCGTGAAATACAACAAGCGGAACGTTTGATAGAGAAATTCAGGGCCAAATCCACCAAGGCCTCCATGGCCCAATCCCTTATAAAAAAACTCGATAAGATCGAGCGCATTGAAGTGGATGAGGATGACAATAGTGTAATGAGCCTTCGTTTTCCGGTATCCGTTACACCGGGTAAGGTTGTGGTGGAAATGGAGAACCTTACCAAGGCCTATGGGGAAAAAAAGGTCTTGGAAGGCATTAATTTATTGGTTGAGCGCGACAGTAAAACCGCTTTTGTTGGACAAAACGGACAAGGAAAATCCACCTTGGCCAAAATAATTGTAGGGGAACTCGAGCATAAAGGCCATCTTAAGCTAGGGCACAATGTGCAAATTGGCTATTTTGCCCAAAACCAAGCGGAGTACTTGGATGGCGACAAAACCATTTTGGATACGATGATAGATGCCGCCAATGAATCCAACCGAAGCAAGGTTCGAGATATATTGGGCTCCTTTTTGTTTCGGGGAGATGATGTTGAAAAATACGTAAAGGTGCTTTCAGGAGGGGAGCGTAACCGTCTTGCCCTGGCCAAAATGCTATTACAGCCCTTCAATGTACTGGTGATGGATGAGCCAACGAATCATTTGGACATAAAGTCCAAAAACGTGCTGAAACAGGCCTGTTTGAATTTTGAGGGAACACTAATCCTAGTCTCCCATGATAGGGATTTTCTGCAAGGTTTGACAAATAAAGTATATGAGTTTAAGGATAAAAAGATCAAGGAATATTTAGGGGACATCGATTTTTATCTAGAACAGCGAAAAGTCAATGATTTTAGAAGTATAGAAAAACGGGAGGAAAAAAAGCAGGAGAAACCTGTTGAAAAAAAGAATGCCTCCTTTGAAGACCAAAAGCAATTGAAGAGTCTGAAAAATCAGCTCAGCGGATTGGAAAGTGAAATAGCGACACTTGAAAGGGAAATTAAAAAAATAGATCATGATTTATTGATGAATTATGATGCCACGATCGCCAAGCCAAATTTCTTTGATGACTATCAAAATAAAAAGGCAAGATTGGAAAAACATATGGAAAAATGGGAGGCCCTTACATTGGAAATTGAGAGTATCCAATGA